The Edaphobacter sp. 12200R-103 genome contains a region encoding:
- a CDS encoding AraC family transcriptional regulator gives MSGEQQEGDASSLPSTAYQVLNALESEIQGDHGERPLGGEEHARIWRHACLDGIELFHGTYKNYEFARHFHRIPAIGVVDRGRMSSYCRGGNHILAAGTVLLLNPGEIHAPAPAGPSGWSFRMFYLDDAFFEKVSLPAAMRPLRFRQPFVQDRELASTLFQLHRELEVNGDRLRFEALFVSIFSRLAERYSEASTLAVDQRLDRTAIGVALDYMEANYDRNLSLDELAGLSSYSASHFLRMFRDVVGLTPHAYLTQFRIELAITLLRSGTPLIDIAGLVGFTDQSHFTRKFKRILGVTPGQYAVSSGTRYAGKVRRLPASGALDGFRRYIPDGRREK, from the coding sequence ATGTCTGGTGAGCAACAGGAAGGCGATGCGTCTTCTTTACCCAGCACCGCGTATCAGGTCCTAAATGCTTTGGAATCAGAGATTCAGGGGGACCATGGAGAGCGGCCGCTGGGGGGCGAAGAACATGCCAGGATATGGCGTCATGCCTGCCTGGACGGCATTGAATTATTCCACGGTACTTATAAAAATTACGAGTTTGCGCGGCACTTTCACCGGATTCCGGCGATCGGTGTTGTCGACCGCGGGAGGATGAGTTCGTACTGCCGCGGAGGGAACCATATTCTTGCCGCAGGAACGGTTCTCCTGCTCAATCCGGGTGAGATTCATGCGCCTGCGCCTGCAGGGCCGTCTGGATGGAGCTTTCGGATGTTCTATCTAGACGATGCTTTCTTCGAGAAGGTCTCGCTGCCTGCGGCGATGCGTCCCCTGAGATTCCGGCAACCGTTTGTGCAGGACAGGGAACTGGCGTCTACGCTGTTCCAGCTTCATCGCGAGTTGGAGGTCAACGGAGACCGGCTGCGCTTTGAGGCGCTCTTCGTTTCGATCTTTTCACGTCTCGCGGAGAGGTACTCGGAGGCCTCGACCCTGGCCGTGGACCAGCGACTGGACCGGACTGCCATCGGTGTGGCGCTCGATTATATGGAAGCAAACTACGACAGGAATCTGAGCCTGGACGAACTCGCGGGACTTTCTTCCTATAGCGCTTCTCATTTTTTAAGAATGTTCCGCGATGTTGTGGGACTGACTCCGCACGCCTACCTGACCCAGTTCCGTATTGAGCTTGCGATCACTCTGTTGCGGTCCGGGACCCCCCTGATCGATATTGCCGGCCTGGTGGGCTTTACCGATCAGAGCCACTTCACCAGGAAGTTCAAGCGGATTCTGGGTGTGACTCCAGGGCAGTATGCGGTGAGCTCCGGAACGCGGTACGCCGGGAAAGTTCGGCGGCTACCCGCAAGCGGCGCTCTCGACGGTTTTCGGCGCTACATCCCTGACGGTCGGCGTGAAAAGTAA
- a CDS encoding cytochrome c3 family protein — MIAILFGGVMCAAAQAPGAGSKPSASEPTAAAPAQPIPFNHKLHIQTAKMTCNDCHEPRGEGSTLALPQAPTCMKCHVSIAMDKPAIKRLAEAAKNEDPILWVRVYHVPSFVTFSHKTHAGNKCEECHGPVAERTAIAQEKDTTMGSCIACHQAKGAPTTCDTCHVLMSSRNQSPFEADPAALARLGVMPTRKQQPTVSAKNNALRLGSQVPLLATFLNAPLL, encoded by the coding sequence ATGATTGCCATTCTGTTTGGCGGTGTGATGTGTGCGGCGGCGCAGGCTCCGGGCGCAGGTTCGAAACCGTCTGCATCCGAGCCGACGGCCGCCGCGCCCGCGCAACCGATCCCGTTCAACCACAAGCTGCACATACAGACGGCGAAGATGACCTGCAACGACTGCCATGAACCTCGCGGCGAGGGTTCGACGCTGGCGCTCCCGCAGGCGCCGACGTGCATGAAGTGCCACGTCTCCATCGCAATGGACAAGCCGGCGATCAAGCGGCTGGCTGAGGCCGCGAAGAATGAAGATCCCATCCTGTGGGTGCGCGTCTATCATGTTCCATCGTTTGTGACCTTCAGCCACAAGACGCATGCGGGAAACAAGTGCGAAGAGTGCCATGGTCCTGTGGCCGAACGCACCGCAATCGCGCAGGAAAAGGACACCACCATGGGAAGCTGCATCGCCTGCCACCAGGCGAAGGGCGCCCCGACCACCTGCGATACCTGCCATGTGCTGATGTCGAGCAGGAATCAGTCGCCTTTTGAGGCTGACCCCGCCGCTTTGGCTCGTCTAGGGGTCATGCCAACCCGGAAGCAACAGCCCACGGTTTCGGCGAAGAACAATGCTTTGCGCCTGGGATCACAGGTGCCTTTACTGGCGACCTTCTTAAACGCGCCGCTGCTGTAG
- a CDS encoding acyltransferase family protein: MPDQVKPKRNVAVDAYRGLVMLLMMAEVLHFSQVARAYPNSTFWHILAFNQTHVEWTWFGLHDLIQPSFTFLVGVALPYSIRSRQKKGETFAHSLAHTIVRSIVLIALGIFLRSIHRPITYFTFEDTLTQIGMGYTFAFLLAFCRPRWQWVAFGAILFAYWLAWAIYPLPLANFDYATVGVPSEWHTHLLHGFAAHWNKNVNLGQAFDVWFLNLFPRTSPFLYNPGGYLTLSFIPTLGTMLLGLAAGRWLIESPSQIPFRRFLIAGTSLVGAGILLHVLGINPIVKRIWTPAWTLFSGGLCFYLLAAFSWLIDVQGHGRLAFPLVVIGMNSIAAYLIAHLWEDFVESSLHTHLGDRVLYLLGAGLEPLVLGGLTLLIYWSALYWMYRQKILLRI, encoded by the coding sequence GTGCCGGATCAGGTAAAGCCAAAACGCAACGTGGCCGTGGATGCCTATCGCGGCCTGGTGATGCTGCTGATGATGGCCGAGGTTCTCCATTTTTCCCAGGTTGCGCGCGCCTATCCGAATAGCACCTTCTGGCACATCCTTGCCTTCAACCAGACACACGTCGAATGGACATGGTTTGGCCTACACGATCTGATCCAGCCATCGTTCACCTTCCTTGTCGGAGTGGCCCTTCCATACTCCATCCGCAGCCGGCAGAAAAAAGGCGAGACCTTCGCCCACAGCCTCGCGCACACCATCGTCCGCAGCATCGTCCTCATCGCCCTTGGAATCTTTCTCCGCTCCATCCACCGGCCCATCACCTACTTCACCTTCGAAGACACGCTTACGCAGATCGGCATGGGTTACACCTTCGCCTTCCTGCTCGCCTTCTGCCGCCCCCGATGGCAATGGGTGGCCTTCGGCGCCATCCTCTTCGCATACTGGCTCGCATGGGCCATCTACCCTCTGCCCCTCGCAAACTTCGACTACGCCACCGTCGGCGTTCCATCCGAATGGCACACTCATCTCCTCCACGGATTCGCCGCGCACTGGAACAAGAATGTCAACCTCGGCCAGGCATTCGACGTCTGGTTCCTCAATTTATTTCCGCGTACCTCACCGTTTCTCTATAACCCCGGCGGCTATCTCACCCTCAGCTTCATCCCCACGTTAGGAACCATGCTGCTTGGCCTCGCCGCGGGACGTTGGCTCATCGAGAGTCCATCTCAGATTCCCTTCCGCCGCTTCCTTATTGCGGGAACCTCTCTTGTGGGCGCCGGTATCCTGCTTCACGTGCTGGGCATCAACCCGATCGTCAAACGCATATGGACGCCAGCTTGGACTCTCTTCAGCGGAGGTCTGTGCTTCTATCTTCTTGCAGCCTTCTCATGGCTCATTGATGTGCAGGGCCATGGTAGGCTAGCCTTCCCGCTTGTCGTCATCGGCATGAACTCCATCGCCGCATATCTGATCGCGCATCTGTGGGAGGACTTCGTCGAGTCCTCTCTCCACACTCATCTGGGAGATCGAGTGCTCTATCTGCTGGGCGCAGGTCTTGAGCCGCTCGTGTTAGGTGGCCTAACACTGCTGATCTACTGGAGCGCGCTTTACTGGATGTATCGCCAAAAGATCTTACTGCGAATCTGA
- a CDS encoding SDR family NAD(P)-dependent oxidoreductase, whose amino-acid sequence MNQIDLNGRHAIITGGAQGIGYSIAQRLLASGASVSLWDRDAALLESASEKLRIAGTVTAEVVDVANAEEVEAASARTTERHGGIDILVASAGVAGPNFKTWEYPIEAWRQVMEINLTGTFLCCRAIVPGMVARNYGRIVNIASIAGKEGNPTASGYSASKAGVIALTKSLGKETAQYDIAVNCITPAAAKTRIFDQLTQQHIDFMLSKIPRGRFLQVEEISAMVAWLVSEENSFTTGAVFDLSGGRATY is encoded by the coding sequence GTGAATCAGATCGATCTGAACGGACGGCATGCAATTATCACCGGGGGCGCGCAGGGTATCGGGTACTCCATAGCTCAGAGGTTGTTGGCTTCCGGAGCTTCGGTTTCGTTGTGGGATCGGGACGCGGCGCTTCTCGAGAGCGCATCGGAGAAGCTTCGGATTGCGGGAACGGTGACGGCCGAGGTGGTCGATGTCGCGAATGCAGAAGAGGTCGAAGCTGCCTCTGCTCGTACGACAGAGCGGCATGGGGGGATCGACATTCTGGTGGCGAGCGCAGGGGTCGCCGGGCCCAACTTCAAGACATGGGAATACCCGATTGAGGCCTGGCGTCAGGTGATGGAAATCAATCTCACCGGAACATTTCTGTGCTGTCGTGCGATCGTTCCTGGGATGGTCGCGCGCAACTATGGGCGCATCGTGAATATCGCTTCCATTGCGGGCAAAGAAGGCAATCCTACAGCATCCGGTTATAGTGCGTCGAAGGCCGGCGTGATTGCTCTGACGAAGTCGCTGGGCAAGGAGACTGCGCAGTACGACATTGCGGTGAACTGCATCACTCCGGCTGCAGCGAAGACGCGCATCTTCGATCAGTTGACCCAACAGCACATTGATTTTATGCTCTCGAAGATTCCCCGAGGCCGCTTTCTACAGGTAGAGGAGATCAGCGCGATGGTGGCCTGGCTTGTTTCGGAAGAGAATTCGTTTACAACCGGCGCTGTCTTCGATCTAAGTGGTGGACGCGCGACGTATTAG
- a CDS encoding 2-dehydro-3-deoxygalactonokinase, whose protein sequence is MIGVDWGTTNFRAFRFDVAGQVMERRTYPVGILNVKAGEFAETLQEKVGDWIADGERRVLLSGMVGSRQGWVEAGYLPCPATLHDLARAVISVPFSDAHVLLIPGVRSKDSTGVPEVMRGEETEVMGIAEWHGGSKLVCMPGTHTKWIELEAQSIVRFQTCMTGDLFAALRKETILSKLMRGEGMPDEEGFFRGVERSADAGGLLHHLFGARALTLTGGLKEEAAASYLSGLLIGHEVRSMMPLNASVHLVGAAQLCDLYRRAIGACGGAATMEDEEAAARGLAAIGGRVDWR, encoded by the coding sequence TTGATCGGAGTCGACTGGGGTACAACGAACTTTCGCGCGTTTCGCTTCGATGTCGCGGGGCAGGTGATGGAGCGACGAACGTATCCCGTTGGAATCCTCAACGTGAAGGCCGGGGAGTTCGCAGAGACGTTGCAGGAGAAGGTGGGCGACTGGATCGCCGATGGCGAGCGGCGTGTGCTGCTGTCAGGCATGGTGGGAAGCCGTCAAGGATGGGTGGAGGCCGGCTACCTTCCATGCCCCGCGACGCTTCATGATCTTGCCAGGGCCGTCATAAGCGTTCCTTTTTCGGATGCCCACGTCCTGTTGATTCCCGGGGTGCGGAGTAAAGATTCCACCGGTGTTCCTGAGGTAATGCGGGGAGAAGAGACGGAAGTGATGGGCATTGCCGAGTGGCATGGGGGCTCGAAGCTGGTATGCATGCCGGGCACGCATACAAAGTGGATTGAGCTGGAGGCGCAATCTATCGTGAGGTTCCAAACCTGCATGACGGGTGATCTATTTGCCGCCCTGCGCAAAGAAACAATTCTCTCAAAGCTGATGCGCGGAGAAGGTATGCCAGATGAGGAAGGATTCTTTCGTGGTGTTGAGCGATCTGCCGATGCAGGCGGCCTGCTGCATCATCTCTTCGGTGCGCGCGCTCTGACGTTGACGGGTGGTCTTAAAGAAGAGGCTGCGGCTTCTTATCTGTCGGGGTTGTTGATAGGCCATGAGGTTCGTTCCATGATGCCGCTGAATGCCAGCGTTCATCTGGTTGGCGCAGCGCAGCTATGCGACTTATATCGACGAGCGATCGGGGCTTGTGGCGGTGCGGCTACTATGGAAGATGAAGAGGCTGCGGCACGGGGACTTGCGGCTATTGGCGGGAGGGTGGATTGGAGATAG
- a CDS encoding gluconate 2-dehydrogenase subunit 3 family protein: MRRRDFVKGLAVTTATASAALGQQSTPQAQNPPPAANAVDQGTMAAHPAAASSPRAVSRAEQMARFHTPNIPLSQPDVVAMTEARYFTPVRYATLVHLCEIMMPASEDHPSAIKAGAPEFLDFYLGASPVKEQTMYNEGLDRLNEDCMKQFNVPFAKADEKQADAVIRPHLKGWMNKHPPREGQERFMNLVHFDIRNATINSPAWAVAAQASGDRMPGVGLYWAPIEPGIKTWVEHGAAKSTPTPKHKHS; this comes from the coding sequence ATGAGACGGCGCGATTTTGTGAAGGGCCTTGCAGTTACCACGGCCACAGCGAGTGCTGCGTTGGGGCAGCAGTCTACCCCGCAGGCACAGAACCCACCTCCGGCAGCGAACGCGGTTGATCAGGGCACAATGGCGGCGCATCCTGCGGCAGCATCGAGTCCGCGTGCGGTATCGCGGGCGGAGCAGATGGCTCGGTTCCATACCCCGAATATTCCCCTGTCTCAACCGGACGTGGTTGCTATGACGGAGGCGCGCTACTTTACGCCGGTCCGTTATGCCACGCTGGTGCATCTGTGCGAGATCATGATGCCCGCCAGCGAAGATCATCCGAGTGCCATCAAGGCAGGCGCGCCGGAGTTTCTGGACTTTTACCTCGGGGCATCGCCGGTGAAAGAGCAGACGATGTACAACGAAGGTCTGGATCGCCTGAACGAGGACTGCATGAAGCAGTTCAACGTGCCGTTTGCCAAGGCGGACGAGAAGCAGGCGGATGCCGTCATTCGTCCGCACCTGAAGGGTTGGATGAATAAACATCCTCCGCGAGAAGGTCAGGAGCGTTTTATGAACCTTGTACATTTCGACATTCGCAACGCCACCATCAATTCGCCTGCATGGGCTGTTGCCGCGCAGGCGTCGGGTGATCGTATGCCAGGAGTCGGTCTGTACTGGGCTCCCATTGAGCCCGGTATCAAGACCTGGGTAGAACACGGTGCGGCGAAATCGACGCCTACCCCGAAGCACAAGCACTCTTAG
- a CDS encoding GMC oxidoreductase translates to MAQKKVDVLIIGSGHTGGMAAKILTEKGISCTMLDAGPMLNFEKYRELKPVHELPYRGFDAPGRLPHVYQSNEFNANQWVDEKVIPYTHPTDSPYNWVRVRSIGGRSVFWARQSFRLSDYEFKCKDHDGFGENWPISLKDLAPYYSRVEKIFRVTGHTDGLPQYPDGDFIEDDSPWSGAMQRFVDAGKKLGVPVTKPRSSLGKDGLASSINLLIPDAVATGKLTTIPNAIVRQITVDKSTGLADGVIFIDRHSHREMVLKARIIVLAAGCLESTRLMLLSKICNSSGVLGRYLSDQIYGAGIICSVPEARDGKASPHLMGGGALIPRFRNLETKANGFIRGYAVNVSCRTGPFDARALPFYGKELEEKLQSYNGSTFATDVMGEALGHYENQVTLNKDQVDAWGIPTLDIKVKYTDNETNMAKDYIDTMAAMAESAGFDVLVKNYEFNPPGFSIHEQGTARMSDDPKKGVVNKFNQSHDMKNLFVVDASVFVSAGWQNPTITMSTLSMRASEYLAEEMRKGNI, encoded by the coding sequence ATGGCACAGAAGAAGGTTGACGTTCTGATCATCGGGTCAGGACACACGGGCGGAATGGCCGCAAAGATTCTGACCGAAAAGGGAATCTCCTGCACGATGCTGGATGCGGGACCGATGCTCAATTTTGAGAAGTATCGCGAGCTGAAACCGGTACATGAACTGCCGTATCGTGGGTTCGATGCTCCAGGCCGGCTGCCTCATGTCTATCAGTCCAACGAATTCAACGCGAACCAGTGGGTGGATGAGAAGGTAATCCCTTACACGCATCCGACCGACAGCCCCTATAACTGGGTGCGGGTACGAAGCATAGGCGGTCGGTCGGTCTTCTGGGCACGTCAGTCGTTCCGATTGAGCGATTATGAGTTCAAGTGCAAAGACCATGACGGTTTTGGAGAGAACTGGCCGATCTCGTTGAAGGATCTCGCGCCATATTACTCACGCGTGGAGAAGATCTTTCGAGTCACCGGCCATACGGATGGTCTGCCGCAGTACCCGGACGGAGATTTTATTGAAGATGATTCGCCGTGGTCCGGTGCCATGCAGCGATTTGTGGATGCGGGAAAGAAGCTGGGAGTTCCAGTCACCAAGCCGAGGTCGTCTCTCGGCAAGGATGGACTTGCCTCCTCGATCAACCTGCTGATTCCGGATGCGGTAGCGACCGGCAAGCTTACGACGATCCCCAACGCCATTGTGCGACAGATCACGGTCGACAAAAGCACGGGTCTGGCGGATGGCGTCATCTTCATCGACCGTCACTCCCACCGCGAGATGGTGCTGAAGGCGCGAATCATCGTTCTTGCAGCGGGATGCCTGGAGTCGACCCGGCTGATGCTGCTTTCGAAGATCTGCAACTCCAGCGGCGTACTGGGCCGTTATCTCTCCGATCAGATCTACGGGGCAGGCATCATCTGTTCGGTTCCTGAGGCAAGGGATGGAAAAGCGTCTCCTCATCTGATGGGGGGCGGTGCACTGATTCCGCGGTTCCGGAACCTTGAGACCAAGGCAAATGGATTTATTCGTGGCTATGCGGTCAATGTTTCCTGCAGAACCGGGCCCTTCGATGCCCGTGCCCTTCCGTTCTACGGCAAGGAGCTGGAGGAGAAGCTGCAAAGCTATAACGGCAGCACCTTTGCCACCGATGTTATGGGGGAGGCGCTGGGCCACTATGAGAATCAGGTTACGTTGAATAAAGATCAGGTGGATGCCTGGGGTATCCCGACGCTGGATATCAAGGTGAAGTACACCGACAACGAAACCAATATGGCCAAGGACTATATCGATACCATGGCTGCGATGGCGGAGTCTGCCGGGTTCGACGTCCTGGTGAAGAACTACGAGTTCAATCCTCCCGGTTTCTCCATCCACGAGCAGGGAACGGCGAGGATGAGCGATGACCCGAAGAAGGGTGTCGTGAACAAGTTCAACCAGAGTCACGACATGAAGAACCTGTTCGTCGTGGATGCCAGCGTTTTTGTAAGCGCGGGGTGGCAGAACCCGACCATCACGATGTCCACGCTTTCGATGCGTGCTTCCGAGTATCTGGCAGAAGAGATGCGCAAAGGCAACATCTGA
- a CDS encoding mandelate racemase/muconate lactonizing enzyme family protein, which yields MNRRSFLQSLSATALTAATGSLPAFASLPKMKITRVRAYLPPNPNPLFNQSDVVVTIETDAGITGIGEGGSKDTLSQSAGRLIGRDPQYIEQLWQDMNRAFFYPAGREKTDAIGALDLALWDIKGKVLKLPVHEILGGMVRKHVECYNTAGIIPGITSSTPIKERARLTVDAGYRAFRFGAADAPANTTFNTRERINKVREECEQVREGVGPNGDWCIDFHQRFDLADAIRGCNLIEEYNPLFVEDPVRAEAFLQDLPILRGKVNVPLAAGEEWGNRWDFNSLVENHSIDYVRATLPNVGGITEMMKIAALCETHFIGIVPHFTGPIATAALVNCLGTYPGPVLMEYNYQGRTLPHLPVCLDFKDGKLYANERPGLGVELDYKQLTKIAEITEPVTARAQTYFRPDGSITNW from the coding sequence ATGAATCGACGATCCTTCCTTCAATCCCTCTCCGCGACGGCACTCACAGCCGCTACAGGCAGTCTTCCCGCCTTTGCTTCTCTGCCGAAGATGAAGATCACGCGCGTCCGTGCCTATCTGCCTCCAAATCCCAATCCGCTCTTTAATCAGAGCGATGTCGTCGTAACGATTGAAACCGACGCCGGGATCACCGGGATCGGCGAAGGCGGATCAAAGGACACACTGTCGCAATCCGCCGGCAGGCTCATCGGACGCGACCCGCAGTACATCGAACAGCTCTGGCAGGATATGAATCGCGCCTTCTTCTATCCAGCCGGACGCGAGAAGACGGACGCCATCGGCGCGCTCGATCTGGCGCTGTGGGACATCAAGGGCAAGGTGCTTAAACTGCCCGTCCACGAGATTCTCGGCGGAATGGTCCGCAAGCATGTCGAGTGCTACAACACCGCCGGCATCATTCCCGGCATCACCAGCAGCACTCCGATCAAAGAGCGCGCCCGCCTCACCGTCGACGCTGGCTACCGCGCCTTTCGTTTTGGAGCAGCCGATGCTCCCGCGAACACCACCTTCAACACCCGCGAACGGATCAACAAGGTCCGCGAAGAGTGTGAACAGGTCCGCGAAGGTGTAGGACCAAACGGCGACTGGTGCATTGACTTCCATCAGCGCTTCGATCTGGCCGATGCCATCCGCGGCTGCAATCTCATCGAAGAGTACAACCCGCTCTTTGTTGAAGATCCCGTCCGTGCCGAAGCATTCCTGCAGGATCTTCCTATTCTGCGCGGCAAAGTGAACGTCCCGCTGGCCGCGGGCGAGGAGTGGGGCAATCGCTGGGACTTCAACTCGCTCGTCGAGAATCACAGCATCGACTATGTGCGCGCCACCCTTCCCAACGTTGGCGGCATCACCGAGATGATGAAGATCGCCGCGCTCTGTGAAACCCACTTCATCGGAATCGTTCCGCATTTCACCGGCCCCATCGCCACAGCCGCTCTCGTCAACTGCCTTGGCACCTATCCAGGGCCTGTCCTGATGGAATACAACTATCAGGGTCGTACTTTGCCGCATCTTCCCGTCTGCCTGGATTTCAAGGACGGAAAACTGTACGCCAACGAAAGGCCGGGACTGGGAGTGGAGCTGGACTACAAGCAACTGACAAAGATCGCCGAGATCACTGAGCCCGTAACTGCCCGAGCGCAGACGTATTTCCGTCCCGACGGGTCCATCACCAACTGGTAG
- a CDS encoding MFS transporter, translating into MTQPHKTGTALPVRYLLVFWLFVLSSVAYLDRTNISIAGIQIGHEYGISNTHLGWIFSAFLIGYAIFQVPAGLLAHRYGSRRLLTFAVVWWGIFTVLTTLVPPSLTHAVAILIFVRFALGAGEATMYPAASQFVERWFPIPERGKANGIIFGGVGAGSGFTPPIVTAIILHFGWRASFWFSALCGILAGIIWYFAARDTPEEHQQVSEHELAIIQAGRGPKHASTATKHSIPWRNIFSSKEILALTFSYFAFGYVAWVFFGWFYIYLAQARGFNLKTSAVYSILPFVGMTIGAIGGGIASDWLVQRFSLRIGRCILPFFAMALTSALLIIGSRAEQASTAGIVLALGAGVLYISQSCFWAITADFAGEYAGLVSGIMNMGAQIGGAIATSLTPFLAARMGWQAAFFTAAGLALFGALSWLLVDPGQSLAPAEDDAIPVLP; encoded by the coding sequence ATGACACAACCTCACAAAACCGGAACCGCCTTGCCTGTGCGCTACCTTCTCGTCTTCTGGCTCTTCGTCCTCAGCTCCGTCGCCTACCTCGATCGCACCAACATCTCCATCGCCGGAATCCAGATCGGCCATGAGTACGGAATCAGCAATACGCATCTCGGCTGGATCTTCAGCGCCTTCTTAATTGGATACGCCATCTTCCAGGTCCCTGCAGGATTGCTTGCACATCGCTACGGCTCGCGGCGCCTGCTCACCTTCGCGGTCGTGTGGTGGGGAATCTTCACCGTCCTCACCACGCTCGTTCCACCATCCCTCACCCACGCCGTGGCCATTCTTATCTTCGTCCGCTTTGCTCTCGGCGCCGGTGAAGCCACGATGTATCCTGCCGCAAGCCAGTTCGTCGAGCGCTGGTTCCCTATACCCGAGCGCGGTAAAGCCAACGGCATCATCTTCGGCGGAGTCGGTGCCGGCTCCGGCTTTACTCCGCCTATCGTCACCGCCATCATCCTGCACTTCGGCTGGCGAGCATCGTTCTGGTTCAGCGCGCTCTGCGGCATCCTTGCCGGCATCATCTGGTATTTCGCTGCACGCGACACTCCGGAAGAGCATCAGCAGGTCAGCGAACATGAGCTTGCGATCATTCAAGCCGGGCGAGGGCCGAAACACGCCTCAACTGCAACGAAGCACAGCATCCCCTGGCGGAATATCTTCTCGAGCAAAGAAATTCTCGCGCTCACCTTCAGTTATTTCGCCTTCGGATATGTCGCCTGGGTCTTCTTCGGCTGGTTCTACATCTATCTCGCCCAGGCCCGCGGTTTCAATCTCAAGACGAGCGCCGTCTACTCCATCCTGCCCTTTGTCGGTATGACCATCGGAGCCATAGGAGGCGGCATCGCCAGTGATTGGCTGGTGCAACGCTTCAGCCTTCGCATCGGGCGCTGCATTCTGCCCTTCTTCGCCATGGCTCTCACCTCGGCGCTGCTCATCATCGGCTCTCGTGCAGAACAGGCCTCCACTGCAGGCATTGTTCTGGCACTCGGCGCGGGCGTGCTTTACATCTCGCAGAGCTGCTTCTGGGCTATTACTGCTGATTTTGCAGGAGAATACGCGGGCCTTGTCTCCGGAATCATGAACATGGGCGCGCAGATCGGCGGCGCTATCGCAACATCGCTCACACCATTTCTCGCCGCTCGCATGGGGTGGCAGGCAGCATTCTTCACGGCAGCGGGACTCGCTCTGTTCGGCGCCCTGTCCTGGCTGTTGGTCGACCCAGGACAAAGTCTTGCGCCAGCGGAAGACGACGCAATCCCTGTCCTTCCATAA
- a CDS encoding 2-dehydro-3-deoxy-6-phosphogalactonate aldolase — MRSWLQQCPVIAILRGIRPDEAESIVYALEEAGIRIVEVPLNSPDPLQSIATLARVFGDRMLVGAGTLTDGVQVTDVARAGGRLIVTPHADLSIVHAAKESGLIAVPGFFNPTEAFALLKAGADAIKLFPAEVVGPPMLKALRAVLPNDAIVIPVGGIDAGSIPGWKAAGADGFGAGASLYRPGDDAETVRRKAMALLHSARNAPST, encoded by the coding sequence TTGAGGAGCTGGCTGCAGCAGTGTCCGGTGATCGCGATTCTGCGAGGCATCAGGCCGGATGAGGCAGAATCGATCGTCTATGCGCTGGAAGAGGCGGGCATAAGGATCGTCGAGGTGCCACTGAACTCGCCCGATCCTCTGCAGAGTATCGCCACGCTGGCGCGAGTGTTTGGAGATCGCATGCTGGTGGGTGCGGGTACGCTGACGGACGGCGTCCAGGTTACGGATGTAGCGCGCGCCGGAGGGAGGCTGATCGTTACTCCACATGCTGACCTGTCTATCGTTCATGCTGCGAAGGAGTCCGGCCTCATCGCGGTGCCAGGATTCTTCAATCCCACAGAAGCGTTCGCGTTGCTAAAGGCAGGGGCCGACGCGATTAAATTGTTTCCTGCCGAGGTGGTGGGGCCGCCCATGCTGAAGGCCTTGCGGGCTGTTCTGCCAAACGATGCAATCGTAATTCCGGTTGGCGGGATTGATGCCGGCAGCATTCCCGGGTGGAAGGCGGCTGGAGCGGACGGTTTTGGGGCAGGGGCTTCTCTCTACAGGCCGGGTGATGACGCAGAGACGGTACGGCGAAAGGCGATGGCCCTGCTTCATTCTGCGCGGAACGCCCCATCGACCTGA